Sequence from the Luteibacter aegosomaticola genome:
GATCAGGAACGAGGTAAGGACGAAGTCCAGCGCCAGGATGGCAATGGACGAGGCGACCACCGTGCGCGTGGTGGCGTACGCGACGCCTTCGCTGGTGGGCGGAGTGGTGTAGCCCTGGAACACCGCGATCAGCGAGACCACGATGCCGAAGGCAAAGGACTTGAGCAGCACGCCATTGATGATGTCCTTGTGGACATCGACCGCCGCGGTCATGTTCGACCAGAACGTGCCGTTATCGATGCCCAGCCAGGTGACGCCGACCAGGTGGCCGCCGAACACGCCCATGGCACAGAACACCACGCCAAGCAACGGCAGCGCGATGACGCCAGCCAGGAAGCGCGGCGCGACGACATAGGCGATCGGGTCGACCGCCATCATTTCCATCGCGTCGAGCTGGTCGGTAGCGCGCATGAGGCCGATTTCGGCCGTGATCGAGGTACCCGCGCGGCCAGCGAACAGCAGTGCGGTGACCACCGGGCCGAGCTCGCGGTAGATCGCGATAGCCACGACGGTACCCGTGGCGGAGGTGCCACCGAAGATCGAGAGCACGTCGTAAAGCTGCAGGCCCAGCACCATGCCGACGAACAGGCCGCAGGTCATGACGATGGTGAGGCTCATCGCGCCCACGAACCAGATCTGCCGGATGGTCTCGCGGCCATGCTTCAGGCTGCGCGGGATCGCGGCGAGGATCGTGAGCAGGAACAGGCCGCTGGCGCCGATCTGCGCCAGGCTGCGGGTCACGACATTATCTTCCCTGGCTGTCATGCCTTGCCTCCTGGGAAACCCAGCGCCGTGGCGTAATCGCCTGCCGGGTACTGGAACGGAACGGGGCCATCGGCCTGGCCGCCGAAGAACTGCGCCGTCCACGGCGAGCCATCGTTGACCAGCTCGTTCGGCGCGCCCTGCGCGACGACCTTGCCGTTGGCGATAAGGAACACGTGGTCGGCCACCTTCTGCACCGCGGCCAGCTCATGCGCCACCAGGATGCTGGTGATGCCGAGGGTCTCGTTGAGCGTGCGGATGAGCAGCAGCACCTGGTTCAGCGCGATCGGGTCCAGGCCGACGAACGGTTCGTCGTACAGGATGAGCGCCGGGTCGAACACGATGGCACGGGCCAGGGCCACGCGGCGGGCCATGCCGCCCGAGAGTTCGGTGGGCATGAGCCGTGCGGCACCGCGCAGGCCGACGGCCTGCAGCTTGTTCAGCACGATGTTGCGGATGAGTTCTTCCGGCAGCTTCGTGTGCTGGCGCAGCGGGAAGGCCACGTTCTCGAACACATCGAAATCGGTGAGCAGCGCGGAGTTCTGGAACAGGTAGCCGATGCGCTCGCGCAGCTCGAAGAGCTTTTCGCGCGAGAGCTGGGGCACGTTCTCGCCGTCCACTTCCACCGTGCCGGCATCGCCGCGCATCTGCCCGGTGATGTGTTTCAGCAGCGTGGTTTTACCGGTACCGCTGGGGCCCATGATGGCCGTGACCTTGCCGCGCGGGATATCGAGATCCAGCGCGTCGAAGATGGTCTTGCCATTGAGCACCGTGGTGAGGCCGCGTACGCGGACGATGGCGTCGTCGGTCATGGGGCGAGCAGTTCCTCGATCAGTGCCTCGTGGCGTTTCGCCGCCCACTTCGCGCGGAGGCGGACGGCACGGACGATCGACTGCAGGTCGGCCAACGCATCCTCGAAACGATCGTTGACGATGATGTAGTCGAACTCGTGCGCGTGCGCGATCTCCTCGCGGGAGTTGAACAGGCGGCGTTCGATG
This genomic interval carries:
- the mlaE gene encoding lipid asymmetry maintenance ABC transporter permease subunit MlaE, which produces MTAREDNVVTRSLAQIGASGLFLLTILAAIPRSLKHGRETIRQIWFVGAMSLTIVMTCGLFVGMVLGLQLYDVLSIFGGTSATGTVVAIAIYRELGPVVTALLFAGRAGTSITAEIGLMRATDQLDAMEMMAVDPIAYVVAPRFLAGVIALPLLGVVFCAMGVFGGHLVGVTWLGIDNGTFWSNMTAAVDVHKDIINGVLLKSFAFGIVVSLIAVFQGYTTPPTSEGVAYATTRTVVASSIAILALDFVLTSFLI
- a CDS encoding ABC transporter ATP-binding protein; protein product: MTDDAIVRVRGLTTVLNGKTIFDALDLDIPRGKVTAIMGPSGTGKTTLLKHITGQMRGDAGTVEVDGENVPQLSREKLFELRERIGYLFQNSALLTDFDVFENVAFPLRQHTKLPEELIRNIVLNKLQAVGLRGAARLMPTELSGGMARRVALARAIVFDPALILYDEPFVGLDPIALNQVLLLIRTLNETLGITSILVAHELAAVQKVADHVFLIANGKVVAQGAPNELVNDGSPWTAQFFGGQADGPVPFQYPAGDYATALGFPGGKA